A genomic window from Plasmodium coatneyi strain Hackeri chromosome 13, complete sequence includes:
- a CDS encoding CTP synthase → MDSAEDVNTITKYIIVTGGNMSGLGKGTAMSSMGVLLLTKNILLTTIKIDPYLNIDAGTMSPYEHGEVYVLEDGGEVDLDLGNYERFLNIKLSYKNNITSGKVYEEVIKKERKGEYLGKTVQVVPHVTDAIQNWIKGVIDDNIKRMKKEYNIRASSTPNTVPCICMIEVGGTVGDIESAVYLEALQQLINNLNADDVCLCHLSYVPIMGILREQKTKPTQHSVKILREAGLKPDFIFCRCEEPLTEEAIQKISLFSQVKNEHVISLHDTSNVYKVPLILEQQNFSANVLKKLNLQNTVMKNKLQISPYSFSTWKQLSDRYESSNECVVIGIVGKYTASNDTYLSIISSLVHACIECGFKLIIKYINSSHLSLKKKNKKKNIDLKRKARKYAYDNTCSQSNTTQKHLFVDDTTSDEDYDKKRKMKYERAWDILRSVDGILVPGGFGTRGIQGKYLSSKYCRMHNVPYLGICLGMQTAVIDVARQYLNKYASSEEFEDLVEVHNNSDDKMINKKKREFNKCATDYPGDVSDFTKEDEKNIFSTSREFRKGRSHTDDVCFEMKKENPHIRSDQHDAKNIPQSSVPYNEDNDSDTLSQKKQAISACSTNEEISNSIGLEASEVGENDQTIPDGTTGQNGKGKKEHSAKCHSDMMKCNASLPCNEGEEPSDVTDLLTTQKYIEDIPKKITDPALQEKIKLMGIQDYYKSIEEIDNNNVIISMNEFKGEDNKGGTMRLGVKQSKVIDKDSLTYKAYDEATYIFERHRHRFEINPKYVPLLESVGLSFVAKDVDSVRMEICEMKKLNFYVGVQFHPEFTSRPFKANPIFLAFILASKGKLKERLDKYGNKLCSGSLYR, encoded by the coding sequence ATGGATTCAGCGGAAGATGTAAACACTATCACAAAGTATATCATTGTGACTGGGGGAAATATGAGCGGGCTGGGAAAAGGAACAGCCATGAGCAGCATGGGCGTACTATTGTTAACGAAGAATATTCTTCTGACGACGATAAAAATAGACCCATACTTAAATATAGACGCCGGAACGATGTCCCCATATGAACATGGGGAAGTATACGTACTAGAAGATGGAGGAGAGGTAGACCTAGATTTAGGAAACTACGAGCGTTTTCTAAACATAAAATTATcgtataaaaataatataacatCGGGGAAGGTATACGAAGAAgttataaagaaagaaaggaaaggagaataTTTGGGGAAGACTGTTCAGGTAGTGCCACATGTAACGGATGCCATTCAGAATTGGATAAAAGGAGTTATAGATGACAATAtaaagagaatgaaaaaggaatacaacATTAGGGCTTCATCAACACCAAACACGGTTCCCTGCATTTGTATGATAGAAGTTGGTGGAACCGTTGGAGATATTGAGTCGGCCGTCTACTTAGAAGCACTACAACAgttaataaataatttaaatgcAGATGACGTGTGTTTATGTCATTTATCCTACGTACCAATTATGGGTATTCTGAGGGAACAGAAAACCAAACCAACACAACATAGTGTTAAAATATTGAGGGAAGCTGGATTGAAACCAGACTTCATATTTTGTAGATGTGAAGAACCCCTAACGGAGGAAGCCATCCAAAAAATTTCGCTTTTCTCGCAAGTGAAAAATGAGCATGTCATATCGTTACATGATACGTCTAATGTGTATAAAGTTCCCCTCATATTGGAACAACAGAATTTCTCTGCAAATGTTCTAAAAAAACTCAACCTGCAAAATACTGTTATGAAGAATAAATTGCAAATAAGTCCGTACTCCTTCAGTACCTGGAAACAGCTGTCAGATAGATACGAATCTTCAAACGAATGTGTCGTCATTGGAATTGTGGGAAAATACACAGCTTCGAATGACACCTATTTGTCAATCATTTCTTCCCTCGTGCATGCATGCATAGAATGCGGATTCAAGTTAATTATCAAATATATCAATAGTAGCCATctttctttgaaaaaaaaaaacaaaaaaaaaaatatcgaTCTGAAGAGGAAAGCCAGAAAATATGCCTACGACAACACTTGTTCGCAGAGTAATACCACACAGAAGCATCTCTTCGTTGATGATACAACTTCTGATGAAGATTACGataagaagagaaaaatgaagtacgAGCGTGCATGGGATATTCTCCGATCTGTGGATGGTATACTAGTCCCCGGAGGATTTGGAACGAGAGGTATTCAGGGAAAGTATCTCTCATCCAAGTATTGCAGAATGCATAATGTGCCTTACTTGGGAATTTGCCTTGGCATGCAGACAGCCGTCATCGATGTTGCGAGGCAGTACCTAAATAAATACGCAAGTTCGGAAGAGTTTGAAGACTTAGTGGAAGTGCATAACAATTCGGATGATAAAATGATtaacaagaagaaaagagaatTTAACAAATGCGCAACGGACTACCCTGGGGATGTGAGCGACTTCACCAaggaggacgaaaaaaatatcttcAGTACGTCCAGGGAATTCCGCAAGGGAAGATCCCACACGGATGATGTCTGCttcgaaatgaaaaaggagaacccACACATTCGTTCAGATCAGCACGATGCTAAAAACATTCCGCAGAGCAGCGTGCCCTACAACGAAGACAACGATAGTGACACCCTCTCGCAAAAGAAGCAAGCAATTTCGGCATGCTCCACGAATGAAGAAATTTCCAACAGCATCGGATTGGAGGCCAGCGAGGTGGGCGAAAATGATCAAACGATCCCCGATGGTACAACTGGCCAAAACggtaaagggaagaaggagcaTTCCGCGAAGTGCCACAGTGACATGATGAAGTGCAACGCGTCGTTGCCATGtaacgaaggggaagagcCCTCTGACGTGACCGATTTGTTAACTACGCAAAAGTACATCGAGGATATCCCGAAGAAGATAACCGACCCAGCATTacaggagaaaataaaattaatggGCATACAAGATTACTACAAAAGTATAGAAGAGATAGATAACAACAATGTTATCATCTCCATGAACGAATTCAAAGGGGAAGATAATAAGGGAGGCACCATGCGCTTAGGGGTGAAGCAATCCAAAGTGATCGATAAAGATTCCCTCACGTACAAAGCGTATGATGAAGCCACGTATATATTCGAAAGACATAGACATAGGTTTGAAATAAATCCAAAATACGTTCCACTGTTAGAATCCGTTGGATTGAGTTTTGTGGCAAAAGATGTGGACAGTGTCAGAATGGAGATctgtgaaatgaaaaagttaaatTTTTACGTCGGCGTGCAATTCCACCCCGAATTTACTTCTCGTCCGTTTAAGGCCAACCCGATATTCCTCGCCTTCATTTTAGCATCCAAGGGGAAATTGAAGGAGCGCCTGGACAAGTACGGAAATAAGTTATGTTCGGGGAGCCTATACCGGTAG